The stretch of DNA GTACTAAAATTTTTGGTTTTAAAGCTAGAATCCCTGCTAAGGCTACTTTCCGTTTCTGTCCCCCGCTTAAAGCAAAGGTTTGTCGGTCTGTCATTTCCTCAAAATCTAAACCAACAACATCCATCGCCCACTTAACACGCTCTCTCACCTCCTTTAGTGGAAGACCTAATTTGAAGGGGCCATAGGCAATATCATCGCCAATGATCTTTTCAAAAATTTGATCCTCCGGGTTTTGAAAAACCAGTCCCACTTTCTGTCTCAGCGTTTTTAAATCTACCTTTTTCTTTGATAAGTCTTCCCCATCAATGATTACTTTTCCGGATTCCGGACGCATCAGACCATTGAAGTGTTGAATTAAGGTCGACTTTCCCGACCCAGTATGGCCAATGATGGCAATGCATTCCCCTTCTTCTACATACAGATTGGCTCCTTTTAAAGCAACATGCTCCATTGGGGTCCCTTTCATATACGTATGAGATAGGTTCTCTATTTCGATGATCGGTCTCTCCGGCATTTTATCCCACCTCCTCTTTGGATAATTTTTCTACTTCCGCAATAAACTCTTCTTCTTGGATTAAGTCCCTTGAAAAATTGGTAAGTTGGCTGTGAATCACTTCGGCCATTTGGCTAACAGAAGGCACTTCTAATTGCAGATTCTCTAATTCCTGCTTATGTTTAAAAATTTCACGCGGGGGACCGTCCATGACGATTTGCCCACCCTCGATGACGATAATCCTGTCCGCTTCCGCTGCTTCGGACATATGGTGGGTTACCGTAATAATGGTCATCCCTATATCGTTCATCTTTCTCATCACCTGAAGAACTTCTTTTCGGCCAAAGCTGTCAAGCATACTTGTTGCTTCATCAAAAACGATGCAATCCGGCTGCATTGCTAACACACCGGCAATCGCGACCCTCTGCTTTTGTCCCCCTGATAGATGGTGTGGCGGTCTGTGGCGAAACTCCGACATTTTTACAACATTTAAAGCTTCATCCACTCTTTTTTTCATTTCTTCTCTTGCTACACCAATGTTTTCTAGTCCAAAGGCTACATCTTCCTCAACGATTGTCGCAACAATTTGGTTATCTGGATGCTGAAAGACGGTGCCAACAGCTCGACGAATATCCCGTTTCTTTTTCATCTCTCTCGTGTTATGCCCGTGAACCCAGACATCCCCATGATCCGGGGTTAAGATCCCGTTCAAGTGTTTGGATAAGGTAGATTTTCCTGAACCATTGTGGCCAATGATTGCTACATATTCTCCAGGGAAAATGGAAAAGGAGATATTCTTCAGAACGGATACTTTCGTTTTTTCATTTATTTTGTAGGCAAACGATACATTATCTAAACGAATAATTGGTTCCATTTTATACTCCTCTCTCAATAGATTTGTGTTAAATCCCACGTCCTCCATCAATATTTAGAACCTCTCCAGTCACAATCTTAGATAGATCAGAGGCTAAATATAAGGCACCTTGGGCAATATCCTCTGGTTGAATTAACGACCCC from Bacillus sp. SLBN-46 encodes:
- a CDS encoding energy-coupling factor transporter ATPase — its product is MEPIIRLDNVSFAYKINEKTKVSVLKNISFSIFPGEYVAIIGHNGSGKSTLSKHLNGILTPDHGDVWVHGHNTREMKKKRDIRRAVGTVFQHPDNQIVATIVEEDVAFGLENIGVAREEMKKRVDEALNVVKMSEFRHRPPHHLSGGQKQRVAIAGVLAMQPDCIVFDEATSMLDSFGRKEVLQVMRKMNDIGMTIITVTHHMSEAAEADRIIVIEGGQIVMDGPPREIFKHKQELENLQLEVPSVSQMAEVIHSQLTNFSRDLIQEEEFIAEVEKLSKEEVG
- a CDS encoding energy-coupling factor transporter ATPase, with the protein product MPERPIIEIENLSHTYMKGTPMEHVALKGANLYVEEGECIAIIGHTGSGKSTLIQHFNGLMRPESGKVIIDGEDLSKKKVDLKTLRQKVGLVFQNPEDQIFEKIIGDDIAYGPFKLGLPLKEVRERVKWAMDVVGLDFEEMTDRQTFALSGGQKRKVALAGILALKPKILVLDEPTAGLDPRSRKELLEKIKRLNKEEKLTVVFVSHNMEEVAMLADRVYVMAGGTDVLSGTPKEIFTDKEKLQRHQIGTPETVQILYRLTDLGYQVNTDAFSIIEAADEIMKVLTGRKEGSTHVQRI